In Monodelphis domestica isolate mMonDom1 chromosome 1, mMonDom1.pri, whole genome shotgun sequence, the sequence CATTTCTGTCCCCACGTCCAGGGCAGGAGGAAGAGCCCTTCCCGACTCCTGGCTATGGCCCTTGGGCAGCTCAGACCCCAAGAGCCTGCCCCACCCCCCACACTGCCTCTCATGTCAGATTTCTCCTCATCACAAGTGAGCACTGAGGACAACCATTGACTCCTTATTTTTCCCTGCATCGGGATCATGTCTTTGTTCTCTCTGCTTGCATGGCAAcgctcacattttttttttggcttatttttcttctcttccctcttgagTCTGGTCTGGAGCAGAGCCTGAGGGTGTCCCCTGGTCTGGGCCGTCCTCAGGGAAGACTTTGTCCCCTGGAGCTGCTCCCTggcaaatataaggtggtcgccagggaaatctttccaattatgaatatacccaagtcaactgggttttatagagattttaattaataatacaatgaggaatcaaagaaagagagaaagagtaagaaaggaataagtatgaagggccttaagccaacatggcctagacctgaatcttaagagaggGAGATTCAGtgagtcttttatcactcaccacaagatctgtctaagcaaggattctgggggacagagtctccccagaaggagttccagccagagtcagcctcccttgagagacctccttagagattgtccttcgagagattcttctcaagagaccctccttagagcctgtctctcaagaggTTCACCTTCTCAAGAGAtcatctttttcttatatagggggtttctCCTGTGTTAGCTACCCCAAggtcttccatctaccaatcacagtagacgtttccAAAGGACagtccattctgaattcacagctgagtagattagaatctctgagtaagtttctcacctttttgtcctggcaagtttacaagttgcctgacctttaataggtacttagtaccccattgtattaattctaaaagtaGGCATGGCTTAAGTGGTGTAAAAATACTTacatgggtgtaagtatttttcattgttcagcaaggagttttcttccctaaagcagtcttaagtacgggtggagtagaggtcctcccatttctgatctaagtagagttctcacattttggatctaagtagcttcactgtttaaaatgggggatAGTCCcatgtaagttttttcctctttgatccatgtaagtttacaagtctgagaaatttcaagattcacagtgtGGAGGGAGACCCTTGTGTGTGCCAGGCTCGGCCCAGTGTCCCTGCgtcagaggaggggagaggaaggggctgGAGGGTCCGTGTAAGCCAAGGGAGCCTGTTGGAGGGACAGTCGGGGTCCCTGCCAGGGACAGCCAGAATCCTGTGGGAGCCCCCGAGAGCCCACTTGTGGCTGTTGTATCCACCCCAGAGGGTGaccttccccccctcctccccttctgcTGAGCTCCCTGAGGCAGGAGGCAGAGAAGCAGGACTCGGGCAGTTACCAGACAAAAACAAGTTCCTAGTAAGTAGGATCAATAAGTAAATGATCCGAGATCAGCTCAGCCTTCTCCGAGGATGGGTCGTCTGGGCTGCATCCTGAGTCCCCGAGCCCTGTGGAGcaccttctctcctttctggtGCCTTCCACAGTGTCAGGAGTAAAGACTGATCCGGGGGCTCATTACCAGGTAGATgaacatttattagtaaagagagaggcagagaggctcAGGCTCTGGCACGGTGAAGACTCACACTGAAGTGGGCTGCCCCGGCACACAGAACAGGGCCACAGACATGTGACTGACATCTGTATCCCAGGGCTGGGCCCTTGGGATCCAAGCTGCAATGGAGGTCCCTAGAGATTTGCCTTCACACAACAGAAACTCCTCAGCTTCCTTCAGGAGCATCCTGGGCTCTTACAGACTCAGCTTCTACTGCTGGCTCTGACACTGACAATGGGCGGGAAGTTgggcccctcccttctctgtATGTCAGTTTCTTCCTGTAACTGACCATCCTGGACTCTTACAGACTCAGCTTCTACTGCTGGCTCTGACACTGACAATGGGCGGGACTTTgggcccctcccttctctgtatgtcagtttcctcctgtaactgaccAGAGGTGGGCTCGGGCTCTTCCTTGTGATGTGACTTTCAGCCCTCTGTGCTCTGCTTGGGCTCTTCTAGGAGGTGGTGACTttccaggatgtggctgtggacttcacgcgggaggagtggcgcctcctgtcccctccccagaaggagctgtacaaggaggtgatgctggagaatgtccggaacctgctctctgtgggtaaggagcctCTCCCTGCTGCCCGAGTCTGCCATCCAAGGGCATATCATTGCCCTCAGCAGGAAGCAGGGTTGGGAGCAGTTTTCAGTCAGGAGGAAGGGACGAGGGCTGGTATGGCGAGTCCCAGAGTCAGGGCCCTCCTGCTGCCTGGTTCTCCTGTAAAAGGACTTTGCATCGTGTAATGGGACCTTGTGGCCTCCCTTTGGTGCTCCTGAAGTCTGAAATCAAATGTGTGATGGAAAATCTCAGACATTGAGGTGATCTCAGAGCTGATTCAGTCTTGCCCTGCCCTGGCCTGCCTTGGCCTGGAATTGAGTGTCCCAAACCAATCTGGGAAAACAGTTCAGGAAGGTTTTCCTTCCCACTCTCTTCCCCTCTAGGGTGGCTCTACTATTGgggatctttttctctttaaccagCATAAACGTGTAGCTCATAGCTTCTAGGTGTCCCCAGGAGAGATGGTTTGTCCTTAGTCTTCCCTCCTACTGCCCTAAGCCTCCAGCAGAGccagtgaggaagggagggaagggatgcAGCGTTCATCACACCCTGCTATTGGCCCAGAGTTCTGCTGAgggttttctttgtaatgttAATGCACTTCGTCCTTACCTTCATCTTCCTAATTCAGTGACACAATaaccccaattttacagatgaggaaatagattaaattaagtgacttgttctgagGCATCCACATGGGAGCCGTATATGGTAAAATATCAGTTGAGGCCTTCCTGCCTCTAATCTCAGGTCTCTGCCCCCTTCCCTTTCTAGCTGCCTCTCATTTCCAGAGATGGAAAGCTATGAAATAAGTCCCACCTTCTCTGAAGAAAATGCCCTGGAATCCAGATTGATTCTACAaccttcttccccttttctccccaCCCTAATTGCTGAGGCGACTCTTTTCCAGGAGTCCCCTTGAGCCTCCTGAAGGCCCTGCTTGCCCTCCTCTGTGATTGTCAGGATGACTGTCGAGTTCCCTAGGAGAGGAGGTAGAGACTGTGCAAGAGAAGAGGCCAGGAGGCTAATAGAGGTGGGAGGGATGAGTATGCAGAGTTATGTGACAAAAGCTGATCCCTCGAGGTCCCTGTGTCTGGAGCTTCAGAGTGACCCAGGACACTGACCTTCGGACCAGAACAGGAGGGGGTTTGGGAGGTGGGGGTTGTTGCTCATGCGAGGTCCCCCAACAAGGTAACAGGCACATCATACCCTGGGCTCCTGAATTATAGGCACTGAGGGGTGAGGGCAGACTCCTGTGGGAACTCCATGGAGAGTGAGTGGAGTCCCTGGACTCCCCCACCTTTCCCTAAAGAGAACTCGGTGACAAGCTTCTCTCCCAACTCCTCCCTGACTGATCCCCCATGCCCAGGGCTTCTAGCTCCCCCTGAAGACATGGTCTCTTCTTTGGAGCAGAGGGAAGCCCACCGCTGGTCATCTGTTATATGACTGAATAGCACATATTGTccaaataacatctcaaatgaagagatgtgtaaatcacctctgggatTGCTCCTGAGATAAACTAGGGCCAGAGATAGAATTTGGGACCatttttaaatgagtctccataTACAATCTGCCAAtcagttttaagttctttatacATTCTTTCAACTTGGTCAGAGCTCTGGGAATGATATGGTGTGttaaatttaggagttatccccagacagaatcagtaaaatgacttcttttatctgaatcaatacatgctggcaggccaaaacaaggaataatttctttcaaaaggactttggcaacaaaagcccCAGGGACCAGTAGGAAACACTTCAGGCCACTTGTTAGTTGATCgactatgaccaaaaaaaatttatacatcttttggcatagagataaattcaatttgtaaatgctcaaatggtgtgtaagtGAGAGGACATCCACTAAAACCTTTTCCATGAAAAGCATGCTGATTAAAGGCCTGGCAAgtaggacaagctgtacatactttggaaGCAATTGTAGTTACTCTaggtgctatccatactctttaaCGAAGTTCACAGTGCCTTGTGAACTGACCAAAATGACCATGTTTGTGGATGGAGTGACAAATTTAgttataaaaacttctgggagCAGGCGTTTGCtatctgatgatacccatactccattaatgtgtttggctttaaatttttgcttctatttttccacttccttttcattataggaaagggatagatccaaatcatcagtaattttTAATGGCAAAATTATTTCAGGTCCTTCTGAGGCCACTAGTTTGGCTTCAATATCTGCTTGATTATTTCCCCttgagacagggtcagtgccacctgtgtgTGCAGAGCATTAAACAATAGCTATGGCTTTGGGGAGCTGGGTGGCAGaaaagttcagtaataaggtaTGTGTTGgtaatacattttccagctgatgttaagtatcccctctgaagccatagtATGACAATGGCAGGACATGCCAAATGTGTAAtgggagtctgtgtaaattgtgaccttcttatcctttgcaatgatacaggcatgttttaaagctgtgagttctgcaccttgtgaGTTTGTATTTAAGGGTAAGGAAGCAGGCTACATAGTGGCAAATTCTGTTACTACCACATCTCCTCTATAGCACACTCCATCCCTCATAAACAAAGAACCATCTGTGAACattaaatctgaattatccaAAGGAGTCTTCAGTAAATCATTAAGAGGTTCATCAGCAATGGAaactaaagatgtacaatcatgtaaaggttCTCCAGAAGATAGCAAATTggggagcaaggttgcaggattaagaactccacagcaTTTTAGTGTGGTATGTTCATTATTCAGTAGGGTTATCTCGTATCTTGTAATCCTTTGATTGGTAAACGcttgtgtcctatgtcttaataacaatgccttgACCTCGTGTGgccacattatggtcagagggcatcccaatactagatcagcAAATTTGGTTACTAATAAAGCTGTGATAGCttctcctctaagacatggtggtgctctggCAGCTACTGGATCTATCTTGGCTGAATTATAGGCTACTGGGTgttgagcaggtcccaaaagttgaaTTAGGACACCTGAAGCTACCTCTTTTTGTTCGTGGACATgaggtaaatggtttatcatcaTTTGGGATGCTTAGaacaggggcagacaggatagcctgttttaaatttgaaagagcttttaggtgttccatttctaatttaagtggttcagggactgaatttaTTGTGAGTGGTccaaggggcttagtgatttccccatagcaaggggtCCACTGTGGACAAAAATCCCATTTCTCCAAGAATCGTCCTCAATTGCTTTTTTAGTGTTAGGAGAGCTTAATTTTTGGATACTTTCAATACTCTTAGGAGAAATTAAACAGGACCCAGGAGTTAAATGAAACCTAAATATtgtactttggggagacaccacagAATTTTAATTTGGAGGCCTTGTGGCATGTCTTATGTAGTTCCAAAAGGAGATGCTTGCTatcctcttggcatgcttcagcattTGGTGAAGCCAAGAGCAAGTCATCCATATATTGGATTAAATGGCTGTATTTAAATATAATGGCATCTATATCAGCAATTAAGAATTGTATAAACAATGTAGGACTTTACATGAATCCTTGGGGCAGATGGGCCCAGATTCCCTTGGAACCCTTCCAGATTAAAGCAAAGATATACCTGGAATTTTcaggtatagaaaagaaagctgagcagaagtctactactgtaaagtatgtagctgtgctagaaattgaagaaattataaTGTTTATGTTGGAAACCACCAGacgtctctttataacatgattgtttaTAGCCCTCAAATCCTGGATGAATCAATAGAaatgcttgccattgggccccaatTTTGGCTTTTTGACAGGCAGGTTGGacatattgtattcagatttacagggaattatgaggTCTTGGTCAATTAGTGAGTTTATTACTGGGTTAATGAcctcaattgcctccttcgagagagggtactgaggaatggaaggaagtgggctagattttgttttaatttggagagggacagctgatttaagtaggccaccatcagaagatgatgtggcccagagagactcgGATATATCAGTTGGGATTTCAAAAGTGGGAGATTCTTTCATGAgtgtctgaaagaagtacagggaacaaagttaaggattcctcaggcaattccagTGACATGGAGCCATCTGGAGTGCAAGTTATTGAGGCTCTAGGCTTGCATAAAAGATCTCCCTAGTAAATTTATCAGGGAGCCAGacattaagaggaaagagtgcTCCACTTCCAGGCTTCCTATAGAcgccattctaggggaaagctttgAAACCTTTAGGCGTGTCCCTGATACCTCCACTACATTTATTGATCTGATGGAATTGCAATCTGTCTCGTGTACTTTTCAATATAGActtggaagctccagtgtccaaaagacaaatCATAAAAGGTGTTATCAACCTTTACTGTTAAGTGGGGTTCATAAGTATGGGGAGGCAATGGATAGGGTCAACGGGCATTAAGACATTAGGGTCTAGAAAATCAAAGGATGTATCCTCGGATTCCTGTGACCCAACCCCTCCCCCTGTACATTTTCATAAATTTTGTTAGTTTCTTGGGCTTTTCCCTAAGGGACATTATTACACCAAGTAGTTCTGGGATGAGCTCCGCTTAAGATAATACTGCTGTGGGGTCATTTGGTCTGGGTTATCATTTGCCTGATTTATATTCCTAGAATTGTTATCAGTCCTAAAGTTGCAATTCCTGTAATTATTAttgtagttatttctataattgttttgtagttattatttttccagtAGATATTATTTCTCATTGCCTGGAACAcattcctacagttcatcattatgtgtTCCTTTTCACAAAAGTGGCAGGTGAGGGACTGAtggttagattcttggagagggggaagTGCCATTGGTTGAATATCAAgccctttttcttgtttatcaatTTTATCCAATAAAGATTTTAGTTCCTTCTGAAACATGGCCAATAAATCATTAgtgtcttcctctttttctttatggCCTCTAGAGACATAAACAGTAGTTCTCAACTCGTCAAGATTCATCTCAGGCCaccttgggcattgtgttttaaagtAATCCAGCAAGAGTTCATGACAAAGTGTTGCTTTATTTGCCTAATATTCCTTTCTGTAGAAAGATCAAGGTCCAGGTACCAACCCCCAAGCTCAATGAGTTTATCCATGAATTGGGAGGTTGCTCATCATCAGATTGTTTAAGGCATTCAAATTGGATCCATGTATTCAGTCTTTTGGGGCATTCTCACGTTGCTTTTAGAATGCCCTCCCTACAAAGATATAATTACAAATAATCTTCGGGGTCATCATAATCCCATtgaggatcctgagatggccagtgtgctacATTTCACCCTTGGACTTCATTAATGtgagagatgatcttatttttttcatgttccaTTAGAAAACGAAGAGAGCATTGAATGTATAggcaatgaaaatgaaagcaaaaagattGAAAGTGAATTGTCTAGTACTGTGGACAGAACATGTCCAGACTCAAAATTTGGTCTCAGCTGCCAGGATTTCAGGTCAAGTCACTCACTCATCCAGACTTTCTGAAGTCATGGTCTGAGTTAGGAATGTAATAAAGGTAGCCTGTCCAAAATCCCAGATTTGTTATgaagagctaatgagatcacaTGGAAGACTCATTGTTATTTAACTTATTCTTTAGCTTTGAGAtagtgactttttctttttttgtaaaaaaaaaaaacaaccttaccttctgtcttagaaccaattggttctaaggcagaagagtgaaggactaggaaatgggggtcaagtgacttgcccatggtcacacagctaagacgtgtctgaggccagatttgaacccaggaaatctCGTCTTTGGGCCTtgttctcaatcctctgagccacccagctgcctctggtGATGGCATTTTGAAAGGATGGATTGTGCCTTTTTAAGTTGGAAGATTTCTTACCTGAGAAAACAGGATATGAAGCAGTTTATGTTCTGACACTTGAAGAAAGGAGATagagttatatatgtgtatatcgcTTTATATGTAtgattttctgtttgtttccttTAGGAGAGATCAGACCTGAAATGAAGGTGAATCCATCAGAGGTGAGCCTTCCTGTGGAAGAAATGGACCTACAAAGATTCATGAGTGATGGTCTCGATAACTTTGCTTCCAGAAAATTCTGTGTTGCACCTCAAAATTCATCTCAtattgaacatcaaagaatgcACACTGAGGAAAAATCTAGTGAACGTAATCAGTGCAGAAAGACTTTAATGCACAGGGCCAGTCTTGCTGgtcatcagaaaatccacactggggagaaaccttatgaatgcaaggaaTGTGGAAAGAAATTCCGTCAGAGCTCTgatcttgctgtacatcaaagaatccacactggggacaaaccttatgaatgcaaacaatgtggaaagtcattcagtcagagctcccaTCTggctagacatcagagaatccacactggggagaaaccttatgaatgcaaacaatgtggaaaggcattcagtcagagctcctgTCTTGttctacatcagagaatccacactggggagaaaccttatgaatgtaaggaatgtggaaagacattcagtatgagctcccatcttgctgtacatcagagaatccacactggggagaaaccttatgaatgtaaggaatgtggaaagacattcagactgagctccagtcttgctgtacatcagagaattcacactggtgagaaaccttatgaatgcaagcagtgtggaaagacattcagtcggagcTACTaccttgctgtacatcagagaatgcatactggtgagaaaccttatgaatgtaaacaatgtggaaagatgTTCAGTCGGAGCTCCCATcttgttgtacatcagagaaCACATACTGGGGAGAGACCTTTTGAAtgcaatcaatgtggaaagacattcaaagAAAGGTCCAAACTTGCTGTACATCGGAGAActcacactggtgagaaaccttatgaatgcaagcagtgtggaaagacatttggTCGCAGCTGCTATCtttctgtacatcagagaatccacatcGGGAGAAACCTTAAGAATACAAGGTATATGGAAAATGTTCATATGCAGTTCCAATCTTGCTATTGGGTAAAGGAAATTTACCCTTCCCCTTTTCTAGGGCAGCATACCTAGCATGAGGCTAAACTTGATTCAGGTGAGGATTGCATGATGGAAACCATTGAGTGAGGATAGGATGGTAGCAggaaaaaggcagcaatagagtcAAGAGATCATCAGATAGGTGAAGAATCATGTCCTCTGCACCACCCACTGGACTGCCCCCATGGATggcccaggcaaaatagaaatccaCAGTTGGCTCCTGAGATGATATTGAGAGTTAGTGGGCAGAGTAAAGGTTTGATAAACTGACACCAGAGTGGACATCCAAGGTATTCTCTTTTAGTTTTGATGCTGGCTGGACATCCCTGTGTGCATGGCTAGGGCACCCTAATGGTGGCCACAAAATAGCAAGCTAAGTGGAGCAATGAGGAAAGTctcctatttttctatcttttctccctACTCCCTTAAATTAAGTGAAATTAATTTAGGGCCAGTCTCACTGAGCTCTCACCTTGCTCAAAATGACATTCTGTTATGTCATAAGCTATACAAAAACTAGGTCCAAATATCTATATGAATAAGACTTAAACTGTAAACCCATAATTAAATTAAGGATGtgtagaatagtttacctttcaGGTCAATTTATTGATAGAATAATTTATTGCCGAATAAGAAATTGATAACATTATGAggtgtaaaataagtaatttttattatattgaattcAAAACTATAGAAACAAAACGAacgcaaccaagattaaaattgAAGAACGTTATTTGCTTTACATGCCTCAATTAAATacttcagtctttaaaaattctaCCCCTATTCTCAAATGACTTGATTCATCATTTCATGACATCTGGATCTAAGGAGGAGTTAAtttaggaaggaaataatgtcTTTTACCAATAGAAATCATTTGTAGTTAGCATCATTTAATATATCTTTCCCAAAAATTAGCAGATAACAAATGATATTGTGGATTTCAAATACGAAATTAAGTTATTGACATTCTAATGACTTTTATTCAGTTGAATgcattattgaaataattatattacATAGAAAATCACCACATATCAGCTTGATACTGGACTGATTGCACCCAGAGTCCATGGTAACATAACTGATACAATTAtacttatttctataatttctagaCCTGTCACTTACATATCAAATCTTAAGACTATTTTGCATTAAGGTCTGTACTACATACGTGGCAAGAAATCATCACACCAGGACCAAACTCTAAATAGGTTTGTTAGCAGGAGGCCAGACTCCCAATAAAG encodes:
- the LOC103094333 gene encoding zinc finger protein 664-like isoform X7 is translated as MALQTDRLPAQEVVTFQDVAVDFTREEWRLLSPPQKELYKEVMLENVRNLLSVGEIRPEMKVNPSEVSLPVEEMDLQRFMSDGLDNFASRKFCVAPQNSSHIEHQRMHTEEKSSERNQCRKTLMHRASLAGHQKIHTGEKPYECKECGKKFRQSSDLAVHQRIHTGDKPYECKQCGKSFSQSSHLARHQRIHTGEKPYECKQCGKAFSQSSCLVLHQRIHTGEKPYECKECGKTFSMSSHLAVHQRIHTGEKPYECKECGKTFRLSSSLAVHQRIHTGEKPYECKQCGKTFSRSYYLAVHQRMHTGEKPYECKQCGKMFSRSSHLVVHQRTHTGERPFECNQCGKTFKERSKLAVHRRTHTGEKPYECKQCGKTFGRSCYLSVHQRIHIGRNLKNTRYMENVHMQFQSCYWVKEIYPSPFLGQHT
- the LOC103094333 gene encoding zinc finger protein 664-like isoform X6 is translated as MTFERDGLPAQEVVTFQDVAVDFTREEWRLLSPPQKELYKEVMLENVRNLLSVGEIRPEMKVNPSEVSLPVEEMDLQRFMSDGLDNFASRKFCVAPQNSSHIEHQRMHTEEKSSERNQCRKTLMHRASLAGHQKIHTGEKPYECKECGKKFRQSSDLAVHQRIHTGDKPYECKQCGKSFSQSSHLARHQRIHTGEKPYECKQCGKAFSQSSCLVLHQRIHTGEKPYECKECGKTFSMSSHLAVHQRIHTGEKPYECKECGKTFRLSSSLAVHQRIHTGEKPYECKQCGKTFSRSYYLAVHQRMHTGEKPYECKQCGKMFSRSSHLVVHQRTHTGERPFECNQCGKTFKERSKLAVHRRTHTGEKPYECKQCGKTFGRSCYLSVHQRIHIGRNLKNTRYMENVHMQFQSCYWVKEIYPSPFLGQHT
- the LOC103094333 gene encoding zinc finger protein 664-like isoform X10 yields the protein MALQTDRLPAQEVVTFQDVAVDFTREEWRLLSPPQKELYKEVMLENVRNLLSVGEIRPEMKVNPSEVSLPVEEMDLQRFMSDGLDNFASRKFCVAPQNSSHIEHQRMHTEEKSSERNQCRKTLMHRASLAGHQKIHTGEKPYECKECGKKFRQSSDLAVHQRIHTGDKPYECKQCGKSFSQSSHLARHQRIHTGEKPYECKQCGKAFSQSSCLVLHQRIHTGEKPYECKECGKTFSMSSHLAVHQRIHTGEKPYECKECGKTFRLSSSLAVHQRIHTGEKPYECKQCGKTFSRSYYLAVHQRMHTGEKPYECKQCGKMFSRSSHLVVHQRTHTGERPFECNQCGKTFKERSKLAVHRRTHTGEKPYECKQCGKTFGRSCYLSVHQRIHIGRNLKNTRDKK